From Novipirellula artificiosorum, the proteins below share one genomic window:
- a CDS encoding DEAD/DEAH box helicase family protein, with amino-acid sequence MSLDEQNHLRNQIEQALANAGWEFEREAMVVPGRFRITGDDLRERVPVADYLLRFQGVMLAVVEAKRGAVDLQAATEQATIYARRAGVSFAIATNGEQWSVSNLASGEAHLLDAPPSPEELISQSNIPLHSVGWGEAIAAAPFGEDGQPARLRPYQEQAILATLSHFAEGNRRASLLMSPKTGATYTIFQLVWKLLNSNAFKSKRVLFLTDRRHRVEESYQCFAAFGDTRSMIQRHAKPEDHQRVFFATSQMMSHDRGAEVLYEEFPSDFFDLVILDQCQSVLGSRAGILAHFQQALQIGLMDSPHLGALEYFGNPIYAYSLQHAINDGYLLPFLIESRTPAWGTFHSDLLVEEQFEKAIVTAENTRHIASDLWKALSRFDEKQRKTMVFCVNSTHAEMMTSELQRVSRDPSFAVHISSAHPESQLLIDRFRQNDESGLRVAVSVDMLSKVSIPDVSNIVLARPIANSAVFSNLISQGALPCDAIGKRYFTVFDYCESLGALDTDWMGFPENDRELLQQPDPCISTPHSDQGADVVESDDLRVIGKSIRALCNDSFDQLIQIWASHDERRSFRNRLGGVDLIQKLRHQLDMHGVDDVDVLAKVGFDLGDVPTRKDRVRHFWGFDGPWLRKRLGLKENSFERDENTDSWKLAFWRVTLDHYSLYGVDQLERGQTYQLPQFVGQFGSFQTLTSKYGGPKKLRADLEAVKEKIYVPVVSDGGNVE; translated from the coding sequence ATGTCGTTGGACGAACAAAACCACCTCCGCAATCAAATCGAACAAGCACTGGCGAATGCCGGATGGGAGTTCGAGCGTGAGGCTATGGTTGTGCCGGGACGATTTAGGATTACCGGTGACGATCTGCGTGAGCGAGTGCCTGTCGCTGATTACTTATTGCGATTCCAAGGAGTCATGCTTGCCGTCGTTGAAGCAAAACGCGGAGCGGTGGATCTGCAGGCCGCTACGGAACAAGCAACTATTTATGCTCGGCGTGCCGGAGTGTCATTTGCGATTGCAACCAATGGTGAGCAATGGTCAGTTAGTAACCTCGCATCCGGTGAGGCTCACCTCCTTGATGCACCGCCTTCGCCCGAAGAACTGATCAGCCAGTCAAACATTCCGCTACATTCGGTGGGATGGGGAGAGGCGATCGCAGCGGCACCCTTCGGAGAAGATGGTCAGCCAGCGCGGCTCAGGCCGTATCAGGAACAGGCCATCTTGGCGACGTTGTCTCACTTCGCCGAAGGAAATCGACGAGCCAGCTTGTTGATGTCGCCCAAGACAGGGGCCACTTACACGATCTTCCAATTGGTCTGGAAGCTTCTGAACAGCAATGCGTTTAAGAGTAAACGCGTCCTGTTCTTGACGGATCGTCGCCATCGAGTCGAGGAATCCTATCAGTGTTTTGCTGCGTTCGGTGACACAAGGTCGATGATTCAACGGCACGCAAAGCCTGAAGATCACCAACGAGTGTTCTTCGCAACGTCCCAGATGATGTCTCACGATCGTGGGGCAGAAGTCCTCTACGAAGAGTTCCCGTCCGACTTTTTTGATTTGGTCATCTTGGATCAATGTCAATCAGTCCTTGGAAGCCGAGCTGGAATCCTCGCACACTTTCAGCAGGCACTCCAGATCGGCTTGATGGATTCACCGCATCTTGGGGCGTTGGAATACTTCGGAAATCCAATCTACGCTTACAGCTTGCAGCACGCAATCAACGACGGCTACCTGCTTCCGTTCCTTATCGAGTCACGAACGCCTGCATGGGGTACGTTTCACAGCGACCTGTTGGTTGAAGAACAGTTTGAGAAAGCCATCGTCACGGCGGAAAACACTCGCCATATAGCCTCGGATCTGTGGAAGGCTCTGAGTCGATTCGACGAGAAGCAGAGAAAAACAATGGTCTTCTGCGTGAATAGCACTCACGCCGAAATGATGACCTCCGAACTGCAGCGAGTGTCACGTGACCCATCCTTTGCGGTACATATTTCTTCCGCTCACCCAGAGAGCCAGCTACTGATCGATCGGTTTCGACAGAATGACGAGAGTGGTCTGCGCGTTGCGGTGTCGGTGGATATGCTTTCCAAAGTGAGCATTCCCGATGTTTCGAACATTGTATTGGCACGTCCGATCGCCAATTCAGCCGTTTTCAGCAATTTGATTTCACAGGGTGCTCTGCCGTGTGACGCAATCGGTAAACGATATTTCACGGTCTTCGACTACTGTGAATCGCTTGGTGCGTTGGACACGGACTGGATGGGCTTTCCAGAAAATGACCGAGAGCTTCTGCAGCAACCGGATCCGTGTATTTCAACGCCTCATTCGGACCAAGGAGCGGATGTAGTTGAATCTGATGATCTGCGTGTAATTGGCAAAAGCATTCGTGCTCTTTGCAACGACAGTTTCGACCAACTCATTCAGATCTGGGCATCTCATGACGAACGCCGGAGTTTTCGAAACCGCTTAGGTGGCGTAGATCTGATCCAGAAGTTGCGTCATCAACTTGATATGCATGGCGTTGACGACGTTGATGTCTTGGCGAAAGTGGGGTTCGACTTAGGTGATGTTCCAACTCGCAAGGATCGCGTCCGACACTTTTGGGGCTTTGACGGACCGTGGCTTCGAAAGAGATTGGGATTGAAGGAAAACTCCTTTGAACGCGATGAAAACACAGACTCTTGGAAGCTCGCATTCTGGAGAGTCACTCTCGACCACTATTCGCTCTACGGCGTCGATCAGTTGGAGCGTGGGCAGACGTATCAACTTCCGCAATTCGTTGGTCAGTTTGGGAGCTTCCAGACACTGACATCAAAGTATGGCGGTCCAAAGAAACTTCGCGCCGACCTTGAGGCTGTTAAGGAGAAGATTTACGTGCCAGTTGTCTCCGATGGAGGCAATGTTGAATGA
- a CDS encoding N-6 DNA methylase, with amino-acid sequence MNGEHRLFSNMEISRLLREPLGKMPASEVNAAFAALVFLRWADFEEAEHEAISAFEDPGYQARSTSRIGWRELSDKSRYGFEKTIRHLPDIVEDFAHSRNWMIANTAHHAASAILTLSQHSVEAVGRIIEWLAYQPFETPADRLAVRDMLDEVLKNNTDRFAGEFFTPTTIANLMVQIANPQRGEAVYDPCFGSAGLLTTALESVKKRKTLPVGSANQGPNQQQLGIAGMEINSSAFMIGVTRLGLSGVSHTHLANGNSLLEPERVQSDEGFDVVLANPPWGMKIDSYEVEQLYPIPTKDSSSLFLQHALTKLHAGGRCVMVVPPSLLFRGGREQHLREWLLREHRVEAIVAMPKGAFSPHTSIETCILLIRKGGSTERVRMVKPSLDKHEITEQTTGSFMEYSEIADAVQSPKTDSIHSWDVTISQIAEHEYDLTPKRRDRSALESILDSIPKEAELRLLSDCCDIMTGRNIRANDLMQSPPKSNFEPSGQTLFPDVEREEINPQRPFSFADEPITYVRIKDVEKGQATRGSSWLMPAVASTIDDKWRLRAGDILLSKSGTIGKAGIVRDGAVGGIAASGFFVLRVNEGTIDPHYLLAYLQGTEANAWMEDRSRGSAAKNLSVRAIKDLPVALPPLQIQQRIADQHRKFGIDALTYLAELLSEDDSQSLASELNDWVSHHLKSVEGYEGDLSSRKVLELLEGVAASECPVKICKECKHPYHLDRTTNYLNSPENYAAGIATHCLACWLDVGPGSDTVESLSEQSPLVPWALAFSEASEPLKGVSRIPDPAALISVLQSIEVKLHQSTHSIEGHLPNQDRAKQLTLRVLNMIDSYTKHLVADFQIVTDVTKSTEDEQGQMRLRLTVQNKGRVPLRDVSFSLNPPMTAVLPADVSFFSPGNVVELEFEGSDQSHSDNSITALRWSDPEWSLKWTARNLAGKLVEDKLELGVEFGRAEVDQDAVDELAAESLGHSPYVTGNAVKTDRNEVFVGRDELLADIRNVIGHSGNVVLLEGNRRAGKSSILWHLVGCDSIPGWIGVYHSLHANEGDNHERAKGVPTVEVFRGIAIETAKSIQRNVGEVLLPDGSVLQQGKPGVVDIVRGAIKEDAPFTYFREYIEVLLDWLESRKLRLLFLLDEFDKLQEGIEDGVTSSGVPENLRFLLQSDTRLTAILTSMKRFRRIREEYFSALYGLGTPFNVTSLTKEDAETLVTKPIKGRLIYAPNAIGRVVFLAARQPYFLQCLCESVFLAAKSSGVRSITVDHVNDAATEVLKRRHFNDLFKYAGTDRKRFILALCHREADGPDPLRLPVIREKLSAHGIDVTEEDLTADLEWLTDLELLDFSGANDGESYSLTVPLMGLWIDTLDYTGLMSKARAESAETENAENE; translated from the coding sequence ATGAACGGAGAGCACCGACTTTTTTCAAACATGGAGATTTCGCGTTTGCTGCGTGAACCTCTGGGTAAGATGCCTGCAAGTGAGGTCAATGCGGCGTTTGCTGCGCTAGTCTTTCTGCGTTGGGCCGACTTCGAGGAAGCAGAGCATGAAGCGATCTCGGCGTTTGAAGACCCCGGTTATCAGGCTCGGTCAACTTCAAGAATTGGATGGCGGGAGCTATCTGATAAGTCACGGTACGGATTTGAGAAAACAATTCGGCATTTACCGGACATTGTTGAGGACTTTGCACATTCCCGGAACTGGATGATTGCCAACACTGCTCACCACGCAGCGAGTGCGATCCTTACGCTTTCACAGCATTCAGTCGAAGCTGTTGGCAGGATCATTGAATGGTTGGCTTATCAGCCTTTTGAAACGCCAGCCGATCGTCTTGCTGTTCGCGACATGCTGGACGAGGTTCTGAAGAATAATACCGACAGGTTTGCCGGTGAATTTTTTACACCAACTACAATCGCGAACCTGATGGTTCAAATAGCGAATCCGCAACGTGGTGAAGCGGTTTATGACCCATGTTTCGGCTCCGCTGGTTTGCTGACTACCGCACTGGAAAGTGTCAAGAAACGCAAGACGCTTCCGGTCGGCAGTGCAAATCAAGGCCCGAACCAGCAGCAGTTGGGCATCGCGGGCATGGAGATTAACTCCAGTGCGTTCATGATCGGTGTAACACGACTCGGCTTGTCAGGTGTCAGCCATACGCACCTTGCAAACGGCAACAGCTTGCTGGAGCCAGAACGTGTTCAATCGGATGAAGGATTTGACGTTGTTTTGGCGAATCCTCCATGGGGCATGAAGATCGATTCGTACGAAGTGGAGCAACTCTACCCAATTCCGACCAAGGATTCGTCGTCGTTATTCCTTCAACATGCGCTTACAAAACTGCACGCCGGTGGACGATGTGTGATGGTCGTCCCACCCAGCCTGCTATTCCGTGGAGGACGTGAGCAGCATCTGCGTGAATGGCTTCTCCGTGAGCATCGCGTCGAAGCCATTGTTGCGATGCCGAAGGGAGCGTTTAGTCCGCACACCTCAATCGAAACGTGCATCTTGTTGATCCGCAAAGGCGGCTCAACCGAGAGAGTTCGGATGGTTAAGCCAAGCCTCGACAAGCATGAGATCACCGAACAAACGACAGGCTCTTTCATGGAGTATTCGGAGATCGCAGACGCTGTTCAGTCACCAAAAACTGACAGCATTCACTCTTGGGATGTGACCATTTCACAAATCGCGGAGCACGAGTACGACCTGACACCGAAACGACGTGACCGTAGCGCTCTCGAAAGCATCCTCGATTCGATTCCAAAGGAAGCTGAACTTCGACTGCTGAGCGATTGCTGCGACATCATGACCGGACGGAATATTCGGGCCAATGACCTGATGCAGTCACCTCCGAAGTCGAATTTCGAGCCATCGGGCCAAACGCTGTTCCCGGATGTAGAGCGTGAGGAAATCAACCCTCAGCGTCCATTTAGTTTTGCCGATGAACCGATCACGTATGTCCGCATCAAGGATGTAGAGAAGGGACAGGCGACACGTGGATCTTCATGGCTAATGCCAGCAGTCGCTTCGACCATCGACGACAAATGGAGGCTTCGAGCTGGAGACATCCTTCTTTCCAAGTCAGGAACCATCGGCAAAGCCGGAATCGTGCGTGATGGAGCAGTCGGGGGGATTGCGGCCAGTGGCTTCTTTGTTCTGCGAGTCAATGAAGGAACGATTGATCCGCACTATTTGTTGGCTTACCTGCAAGGCACCGAAGCCAATGCATGGATGGAAGATCGTTCCCGTGGATCAGCCGCAAAGAATCTGTCCGTTCGTGCAATCAAAGATCTTCCGGTGGCTTTGCCTCCACTGCAGATCCAGCAGCGAATCGCCGATCAGCATCGAAAGTTCGGTATTGACGCGCTGACATATCTTGCTGAATTACTTAGCGAGGATGATTCACAATCGTTGGCGTCGGAACTGAACGACTGGGTGTCTCACCACTTGAAAAGTGTTGAAGGTTACGAAGGTGATCTGTCCAGCCGCAAGGTTCTTGAGTTACTTGAGGGAGTTGCGGCATCAGAGTGCCCTGTCAAAATCTGCAAGGAGTGCAAACACCCTTACCATTTGGATCGCACAACAAACTACCTGAACTCGCCAGAGAATTATGCTGCTGGCATCGCCACTCATTGCCTCGCGTGCTGGCTCGATGTTGGTCCCGGTAGTGATACGGTCGAAAGTCTGAGTGAACAAAGTCCATTGGTTCCGTGGGCGTTGGCATTCAGTGAAGCTTCAGAACCTTTGAAGGGCGTTTCAAGAATCCCCGACCCTGCAGCGTTAATAAGCGTTCTGCAGTCGATCGAAGTCAAGCTGCACCAATCAACACATTCCATTGAAGGGCACCTGCCGAATCAGGACCGCGCAAAGCAACTCACACTGCGTGTTCTGAATATGATCGATTCTTACACAAAGCACTTGGTTGCTGACTTTCAGATTGTTACCGACGTAACGAAATCAACCGAAGACGAACAGGGGCAAATGCGACTGCGGCTGACGGTTCAGAACAAGGGGCGAGTTCCGCTGCGAGATGTTTCGTTTAGTCTCAATCCACCCATGACTGCTGTGCTTCCAGCAGACGTTTCATTCTTTTCACCCGGAAACGTCGTTGAATTGGAGTTTGAGGGGAGTGATCAATCGCACTCGGATAATTCTATCACAGCGTTGCGATGGAGCGATCCAGAGTGGTCTCTAAAATGGACCGCGCGAAACCTTGCTGGAAAACTGGTTGAGGATAAGCTTGAGCTTGGGGTCGAATTCGGCAGGGCCGAAGTTGACCAAGACGCCGTTGATGAACTAGCGGCAGAGTCGTTAGGCCACAGTCCGTACGTTACTGGCAACGCGGTCAAGACGGACCGCAATGAAGTATTTGTCGGTCGTGACGAGTTACTCGCCGACATACGGAACGTGATCGGCCACAGCGGCAATGTTGTTCTTCTGGAAGGCAACCGACGAGCTGGGAAATCATCAATCTTGTGGCACCTCGTAGGTTGCGATTCGATACCGGGTTGGATCGGAGTCTATCACAGTTTGCACGCCAACGAGGGTGATAACCATGAGCGAGCAAAGGGAGTCCCTACCGTTGAAGTGTTCCGTGGCATCGCTATTGAAACTGCGAAGTCCATTCAACGGAACGTCGGTGAAGTTCTGTTGCCGGACGGCTCCGTACTACAGCAAGGCAAGCCGGGAGTCGTGGACATTGTTCGGGGAGCCATCAAGGAAGACGCACCGTTCACGTATTTTCGTGAATACATCGAGGTGCTTCTGGACTGGTTGGAATCTCGTAAACTACGGCTGCTTTTCCTACTGGATGAATTCGACAAACTGCAGGAAGGTATCGAGGATGGTGTTACCTCTTCTGGGGTTCCCGAGAATTTGCGATTTCTGCTTCAGTCAGACACTCGACTGACCGCAATCCTGACGTCGATGAAACGCTTCCGTCGAATTCGAGAAGAATACTTCAGCGCGTTGTACGGTCTGGGCACTCCCTTCAATGTCACGTCGTTGACAAAAGAAGACGCCGAGACTCTTGTTACGAAACCCATTAAGGGGAGGCTGATCTACGCTCCGAATGCTATTGGGCGTGTCGTGTTTTTGGCTGCTCGACAGCCATACTTCCTGCAGTGCCTTTGCGAAAGTGTCTTCCTTGCAGCAAAGTCTTCCGGCGTTCGTTCTATCACGGTTGATCACGTAAACGACGCTGCGACCGAAGTTCTGAAGAGACGTCACTTCAATGACCTCTTCAAGTACGCAGGTACGGATCGAAAGCGGTTCATCCTCGCGTTATGCCATCGCGAGGCGGACGGCCCAGATCCGCTCAGACTTCCGGTGATTCGTGAGAAGCTCAGTGCTCATGGCATTGATGTTACAGAGGAAGACCTCACAGCCGACTTGGAATGGTTGACTGATTTGGAGCTGCTGGACTTTTCAGGGGCAAACGACGGCGAAAGCTATTCGCTAACAGTTCCATTGATGGGCCTGTGGATCGACACATTGGATTACACAGGGTTAATGAGCAAGGCACGTGCGGAGAGCGCGGAAACGGAGAATGCAGAGAATGAGTGA
- a CDS encoding AAA-like domain-containing protein, protein MSDPVFPTNGPMLARAALMDKVWGALSKTTPSNLSVIGPRWIGKTVLLKAVADRAVADGESPYSLVMYWHLGHVCPTTDAEFISGLCGQLHQVMQDAPKDYSDYQTYLKEESYSHFKEITDLLDEGDEPVLMLWDGLDKPLGQDNLSVHLWDQMRSIIDGKMHKIVTATRAPLDLLIRNEEASTSEFWNIFDEEYVKPFDEHDIETLLEIARLELSSGGRTEASNWTGGHPKLLLELLNRLASGGFSSPISNENVVEVARSGVQDARRSLRSIWSECPQEAQEAYQTLIQNGETAVQVLGTNNVNALEARGFANVNRNKAKPTCHLLKEHLSSTSGDSGSLVRLFNDPDDFRSNIGDVLRIRLEQIPVFDNDLLRWVGQSILGIPDHPGDCLTNLTDIRDRALDLVMKHEFGDSREVPAELVEYWKDKNQHQNKVVGTLCGQASLAVPNERAIQVGLLQLLTGGAQGLENKADSVSKDTYEMISAIHGLRNRKQHADGQPICESVAVATIMMCLALLERLAEELS, encoded by the coding sequence ATGAGTGATCCAGTTTTTCCAACAAATGGACCGATGCTGGCCCGCGCGGCACTGATGGACAAAGTCTGGGGTGCTCTGTCCAAAACAACGCCGAGCAATCTATCGGTGATTGGCCCCCGATGGATCGGCAAGACCGTACTTTTGAAGGCAGTCGCTGACCGTGCAGTCGCTGACGGCGAGTCTCCATACTCGTTGGTCATGTATTGGCACCTTGGTCATGTGTGCCCGACGACGGATGCCGAGTTTATCTCCGGGCTGTGCGGCCAACTTCATCAGGTAATGCAGGATGCCCCCAAAGACTATTCCGATTACCAGACATATCTGAAGGAAGAATCCTATTCCCACTTCAAAGAGATCACCGACCTGCTGGATGAAGGCGATGAGCCGGTCTTGATGTTGTGGGATGGGCTCGACAAGCCACTTGGGCAGGACAATCTCTCCGTCCATCTTTGGGACCAGATGCGGAGCATCATTGATGGGAAAATGCACAAGATTGTCACTGCCACTCGTGCTCCCTTGGATTTGCTTATTCGCAACGAAGAGGCCAGCACAAGCGAGTTTTGGAACATTTTTGACGAGGAATACGTCAAGCCGTTCGACGAGCATGATATTGAGACGTTACTTGAAATCGCTCGACTCGAACTCAGCAGTGGGGGGAGGACAGAGGCATCTAACTGGACGGGTGGGCATCCGAAACTATTACTCGAACTGTTGAATCGTTTGGCCTCGGGTGGCTTTTCGTCACCGATCTCCAACGAAAACGTGGTCGAAGTAGCGAGAAGTGGAGTTCAGGATGCTAGACGATCCCTTCGGTCGATTTGGAGTGAATGTCCACAGGAAGCTCAGGAAGCCTATCAGACGCTTATTCAAAATGGTGAAACGGCAGTCCAAGTTCTGGGCACAAACAATGTAAACGCACTGGAGGCTCGTGGCTTCGCAAATGTTAATCGCAACAAAGCTAAGCCAACGTGTCATCTATTGAAAGAGCATCTCAGCAGTACTTCAGGTGACTCTGGCAGTCTTGTTCGACTATTCAACGATCCTGATGACTTCCGGTCCAACATTGGCGACGTGCTTCGGATTCGACTCGAACAGATTCCCGTCTTCGACAACGACCTCCTTCGTTGGGTAGGTCAGTCAATTCTTGGAATACCGGATCACCCCGGTGATTGCCTCACCAACCTCACCGACATTCGTGACCGTGCTCTCGATCTCGTCATGAAACACGAGTTTGGTGACAGTCGCGAAGTTCCGGCAGAGCTCGTCGAGTATTGGAAGGACAAGAATCAACACCAGAACAAGGTCGTTGGGACGCTGTGTGGGCAAGCCTCATTGGCAGTCCCGAATGAACGTGCCATTCAGGTTGGACTTCTGCAGCTGCTCACCGGTGGTGCTCAAGGCTTGGAAAACAAGGCCGACTCTGTATCCAAAGACACCTATGAGATGATTAGTGCCATTCACGGTCTCCGAAATCGAAAACAACACGCAGATGGTCAGCCGATATGTGAGAGCGTTGCGGTAGCAACCATCATGATGTGTCTGGCGTTGCTGGAACGACTAGCCGAGGAGCTGTCGTAG
- a CDS encoding DEAD/DEAH box helicase, translated as MTNKPEFERGQLVRLQSQPEQCGAVIDVSESGPEVQYTVLLGGKTRKFFASQLIADEQGVDSGEALSADGCRALLTARYINHPGTSTLYSLNAARIDFIAYQFRPVLRFIRADRPRLLIADGVGVGKTIEAGLILRELQARQEINSVLIICPRPLITEKKWQTEMKRFDQNFEHFDGALLRHCVSECDLDGEWPENHRFGIVPYSILNEQIISGTSKGKKTGKPCLIDLDPAPRFDLVIVDEAHRVSNSETNAHEAVRFFCDNAEAAIFLTATPLQLGNNDLYSLLNLLRPDVVIDRDSFQHMSEPNPMINAAANLARGGADDWKAAAIGKLEEAEATSWGRTMLDGNPEVEAIKLQLSSPKLSDHDRVRLINDLESLHTFSGIINRTRRRDIGDFTTRNSQTVEIEFTDSQRMLHDALLKVQAEILADLHGSMHVKFMMTTIRRQAASCLFGLAPFIEDILSRYVSEEELSEVDVDELNADPDELETIAEKVKAVVAMAKNLDPTDPKLEKVVELVEQKQDAKTYPNHRVMIFSSFRHTLRYLHDGLRKAGIRVGLVHGGIPDDERTDVRKRFEKPKDDPDAFDAVLFSEVGCEGLDYQFCDCMINYDLPWNPMRVEQRIGRIDRNGQKSKFVSIYNMITPDTVDADIYERCLMRIGIFEQALGASEDILGKITSKLQDIAVKSELSDEEVRERLQQLEDNEIRQLQEEEKLEERQLELFGIEMPTKQRIKEEVEDASSYWLEPGAMNNLLVTYLASLDGSAAILGESPLKTLRANENVRKQLLHDARQLSTKSSTGQREWEKWLKGSDPHLAMTFDGQCANENRSAQLVTPVHPLIRQAANSLDAVSDAEVHLTVSDPKLPVGVHPFAVFQWELIGLRRDLDIRVIAKDESVNEHILSLLQLAVDSEASDERSILDADIDELDSRHYVFWKDALSSYRNKIVDLAKFKQQSLNASHEGRIAMLNDRLKSASEEKIIRMRQSEIDRANREYEERSAELTRSSEQADITTERIMIGTIEITRG; from the coding sequence ATGACTAACAAACCAGAATTCGAACGCGGACAACTTGTTCGCTTGCAGTCACAGCCGGAGCAGTGCGGTGCCGTGATCGATGTGAGCGAGTCTGGTCCCGAAGTGCAATACACCGTTCTCCTTGGTGGTAAGACACGGAAGTTCTTTGCTTCTCAGTTGATCGCTGATGAACAGGGTGTTGATTCGGGCGAAGCGCTGTCTGCCGATGGGTGCCGCGCACTGCTGACCGCTCGGTACATCAACCATCCCGGAACATCGACGCTGTACTCGCTGAATGCAGCCCGGATTGACTTTATTGCCTATCAATTCCGTCCTGTGCTTCGCTTTATCCGAGCTGATCGCCCTCGCTTGCTGATTGCAGACGGCGTCGGTGTCGGCAAGACCATCGAAGCGGGGCTTATTCTGCGTGAGCTACAGGCACGCCAAGAAATTAACTCGGTTCTGATCATCTGTCCTCGTCCGTTGATCACGGAGAAGAAGTGGCAGACGGAGATGAAGCGGTTCGATCAGAACTTCGAACACTTCGACGGCGCTTTGTTGCGCCACTGTGTCTCGGAATGTGATCTTGATGGTGAATGGCCGGAGAACCATCGGTTTGGGATTGTTCCGTACTCAATCCTAAATGAGCAGATCATTAGTGGGACATCGAAGGGCAAGAAGACCGGTAAGCCATGTTTGATTGACCTCGATCCTGCGCCGCGATTCGATCTGGTCATCGTTGATGAAGCACACCGAGTATCCAACTCAGAAACCAACGCCCATGAAGCCGTCAGATTCTTCTGCGACAACGCAGAAGCTGCCATCTTCCTGACAGCGACACCGCTGCAACTTGGCAACAACGATCTTTACAGCCTGCTTAATCTGCTACGGCCAGATGTCGTGATCGATCGAGACAGTTTCCAGCATATGTCAGAACCGAATCCGATGATCAACGCGGCAGCGAATCTGGCTCGCGGTGGGGCCGATGACTGGAAAGCGGCTGCGATTGGAAAGCTGGAGGAGGCAGAAGCGACATCGTGGGGCCGGACCATGTTGGATGGTAACCCGGAAGTCGAAGCAATCAAACTCCAATTGTCGTCGCCCAAGCTGTCCGACCACGACCGTGTGCGGCTGATCAACGATCTTGAGAGCCTGCATACGTTCTCAGGGATCATCAATCGAACACGCCGTCGTGACATTGGCGACTTTACAACACGAAACTCTCAAACGGTTGAGATCGAATTCACTGACTCACAGCGAATGCTGCATGACGCCTTGTTGAAGGTTCAGGCAGAAATCCTTGCTGACTTGCACGGGTCCATGCACGTCAAGTTCATGATGACCACAATACGGCGGCAGGCGGCAAGTTGCCTATTCGGTCTCGCTCCATTTATCGAGGACATTCTCTCGCGGTATGTGAGCGAAGAGGAGTTGTCTGAGGTTGATGTCGATGAACTCAATGCCGACCCAGACGAACTTGAGACCATTGCAGAAAAGGTGAAAGCCGTTGTTGCAATGGCAAAGAACCTCGACCCGACTGACCCCAAATTGGAAAAGGTTGTCGAGCTTGTCGAGCAGAAGCAGGATGCCAAGACGTATCCAAATCATCGTGTGATGATCTTCAGTTCGTTCCGCCACACACTCCGATACCTGCACGATGGACTACGGAAAGCCGGAATTCGTGTGGGGCTTGTTCACGGTGGCATTCCCGATGACGAACGAACCGACGTGCGGAAACGATTCGAGAAGCCCAAAGATGACCCCGACGCGTTTGATGCGGTGCTGTTCTCCGAAGTGGGTTGTGAGGGTCTAGATTACCAGTTCTGCGACTGCATGATCAATTACGACCTGCCTTGGAATCCAATGCGTGTGGAGCAACGTATTGGGCGTATCGACCGTAACGGACAAAAGAGCAAGTTCGTAAGTATCTACAACATGATCACTCCAGACACGGTTGATGCAGATATTTACGAACGATGTCTGATGCGAATCGGAATCTTTGAACAAGCATTGGGGGCCAGCGAAGACATCCTCGGCAAGATCACCAGCAAGTTGCAGGACATCGCAGTCAAGTCCGAACTGTCGGATGAGGAAGTGCGGGAGCGGTTGCAGCAACTTGAAGACAACGAAATTCGTCAGCTACAGGAAGAAGAAAAGCTCGAAGAACGGCAGTTGGAACTGTTCGGAATAGAGATGCCAACCAAGCAGCGAATCAAAGAGGAAGTTGAAGATGCATCCAGTTACTGGCTGGAGCCGGGTGCAATGAACAACTTGCTTGTCACGTACCTCGCATCATTGGATGGCTCTGCGGCCATACTTGGCGAGAGTCCACTCAAAACGCTGAGAGCCAACGAAAACGTCCGCAAGCAACTTCTTCATGATGCCCGTCAGCTATCGACTAAAAGCAGCACCGGGCAGCGTGAATGGGAAAAGTGGTTGAAGGGGAGTGACCCGCATCTCGCGATGACGTTCGATGGTCAATGCGCCAACGAAAACCGATCCGCTCAGTTAGTGACACCTGTCCATCCATTGATTCGGCAGGCTGCGAACTCGCTGGATGCTGTCAGTGATGCTGAAGTGCATCTCACCGTTTCCGATCCCAAGCTTCCAGTAGGCGTCCATCCGTTTGCCGTCTTCCAGTGGGAATTGATCGGGCTGCGTCGTGACTTGGACATTCGAGTCATCGCTAAAGATGAGTCCGTCAACGAACACATTCTGAGCCTGCTTCAACTCGCAGTTGATTCCGAAGCATCCGATGAGCGAAGTATTTTGGATGCCGACATCGATGAACTGGATTCTCGTCATTACGTCTTCTGGAAAGATGCCCTCAGCAGCTATCGCAACAAGATCGTCGATTTGGCGAAGTTCAAACAGCAAAGTCTGAATGCCAGCCATGAAGGCCGAATTGCAATGTTGAACGACCGGCTGAAATCTGCCTCGGAAGAAAAGATCATTCGTATGAGACAATCCGAAATCGACCGAGCGAACCGAGAGTACGAGGAGCGCTCAGCCGAACTGACAAGGAGTTCAGAACAAGCAGACATCACGACGGAACGCATCATGATTGGGACGATTGAAATCACACGGGGTTAA